A genomic segment from Struthio camelus isolate bStrCam1 unplaced genomic scaffold, bStrCam1.hap1 HAP1_SCAFFOLD_113, whole genome shotgun sequence encodes:
- the LOC138065496 gene encoding LOW QUALITY PROTEIN: leucine-rich repeat and calponin homology domain-containing protein 4-like (The sequence of the model RefSeq protein was modified relative to this genomic sequence to represent the inferred CDS: deleted 1 base in 1 codon), protein MAAGETEAAAELPPPPPLPPPPGGAGTERALEEAAASGTLSLAGRRLRTFPAAAARRWDLSDTTQADLSRNRFAEVPEDACRLVSLEGLSLYHNCLRSIPPTIANLQALTYLNLSRNQLAALPTCLCRLPLRVLIASNNKLPLLPDDIGALSGLRQLDVSCNELQSLPASVGQLESLRDLNVRRNQLTALPEELSELPLVRLDFSCNRVAAIPVCYRHLRHLQTILSDNNPLRSPPAQVCLKGKVHIFKYLNVEACSKAAPELAEFARAARPSSFGTCLADEFYPVRQYGGLDSGFNSVDSGSKRWSGNESADEFSDLSLRIAELAREPRQLKEKRPGAAGDSDLEQVDFIDGSVNGEEEEEAARSDASSQGPAPPEEKRRPEKSPSSPRAEAGEKAASGRAAPGSIQAREEAAGEERRRPETLQLWQERERQQQALRSQSLEKRDSFLRTAPRAGPAAATAPTNGQPETSTFLQRRLRTQGAELPAGPLRPASPRPAARQQESPPAAGGSSPRDPGAAPKPNSFLFRSASRGAVRAGSASPQDAADPPRLRAAPAPDADDKELVAEMRKSIEGLLQLSLGEDLGEALADGAVLCQLANRLRPRAVPFIHVPSPAVPKLSAVKSRKNVESFLEACRRMGVPEVALCSPGDVLRGRLGRLGPTLRALPPPAGPRPPPPTSLASPSSMSSSCRCFTWLIALPASSEEPPPGAGRPRLNPRRGEAGAAPPPLLLILNYCYYYYYYY, encoded by the exons ATCTCTCCCGGAACCGCTTCGCCGAGGTGCCGGAGGACGCCTGCCGGCTGGTGTCGCTGGAGGGGCTGAGCCTCTACCACAACTGCCTGCGGAGCATCCCGCCGACCATCGCCAACCTGCAGGCCCTCACCTACCTCAACCTCAG CCGCAACCAGCTGGCCGCCCTGCCCACCTGCCTGTGCCGCCTGCCCCTCCGCGTGCTCATCGCCAGCAACAACAAGCTGCCGCTGCTGCCCGACGACATCGGGGCCCTGAGCGGCCTCCGGCAGCTG GACGTGAGCTGCAACGAGCTGCAGTCGCTGCCGGCCAGCGTGGGCCAGCTGGAGTCGCTGCGGGACCTCAACGTCCGTCGCAACCAGCTCACCGCCCTGCCCGAAG AGCTGTCGGAGCTGCCGCTCGTCCGCCTCGACTTCTCCTGCAACCGCGTCGCCGCCATCCCCGTCTGCTAccgccacctccgccacctccagACCATCCTGTCCGACAACAACCCGCTGCGGTCGCCCCCCGCCCAG gTCTGTCTCAAGGGCAAGGTCCACATCTTCAAATACCTCAACGTCGAAGCCTGCAGCAAAGCGGCGCCGGAGCTGGCCGAGTTCGCCCGGGCCGCCCGGCCCTCCAGCTTCGGCACCTG CCTCGCGGACGAGTTTTACCCCGTCCGGCAGTACGGAGGCCTGGACTCCGGCTTCAACAGCGTCGACAGCGGCAGCAAGCGGTGGTCTGGCAACGAG TCCGCGGACGAGTTCTCGGATTTGTCCCTGCGGATCGCCGAGCTGGCCCGCGAGCCCCGGCAGCTGAAGGAGAAGCGCCCCGGGGCAG CCGGCGACAGCGACCTGGAGCAGGTCGACTTCATCGACGGCAGCGTcaacggggaggaggaggaggaggcggcccgCTCCGACGCCAGCTCGCAGGGGCCGGCCCCGCCGGAG GAGAAGCGGAGGCCGGAGAAGAGCCCGTCGTCCCCCAGAGCGGAGGCGGGGGAAAAGGCCGCGAGCGGCAG GGCGGCTCCGGGATCCATCCAGGCTCGGGAAGAGGCCGCCGGCGAGGAGCGCAGGCGCCCTGAGACCCTGCAGCTGTGGCAGGAGCgcgagcggcagcagcaggcgctgcggagccagagcctggagaagcGGGACAG CTTCCTGCGGACGGCGCccagagccggccccgccgccgccaccgcgccgACCAA CGGCCAGCCGGAGACCAGCACCTTCCTGCAGAGGCGGCTGCGGACgcag GGCGCGGAGCTGCCTGccggccccctgcgcccggcgtcgccccggcccgcggcgcggcaGCAGG agtcgcccccggccgccggcggctcGTCGCCCCGCGATCCCGGCGCGGCCCCGAAGCCCAACAGCTTCCTCTTCCGCTCGGCGTCGCGCGGCGCCGTCCGCGCCGGCTCCG cctccccCCAGGACGCCGCCGAccccccgcggctccgcgccgcccccgcgccggacgCGGACGACAAGGAGCTGGTGGCCGAGATGCGGAAG aGCATcgaggggctgctgcagctctcgCTGGGCGAGGACCTGGGCGAAGCGCTGGCCGACGGGGCCGTGCTGTGCCAGCTGGCCAACCGCCTGCGCCCCCGCGCCGTGCCCTTCATCCACGTGCCGTCGCCCGCCGTG CCCAAGCTGAGCGCCGTCAAGAGCCGGAAG AACGTGGAGAGCTTCCTGGAGGCCTGTCGGCGCATGGGGGTGCCCGAG GTGGCGCTGTGCTCGCCGGGCGACGTGCTGCGGGGCCgcctggggcggctgggccccacgctgcgggcgctgccgccccccgccggcccccgcccgcccccccccacctcgctgGCTTCGCCCTCTTCTATGTCCTCGTCATGTCGCTGCTTTACTTGGCTTATTGCACTGCCGGCGTCTTctgaggagccgccgccgggggcgggacGCCCTCGCCTTAACCCCCGCCGCGGGGAAGCCGGGGCGGCGCCCCCCCCTTTATTGTTAATattaaattattgttattattattattattattattag